CAGGAGCCTTTCATGTTTTCATGCACCGTCCAGGGCCCCCCGGAACACCCGGTCATAAAACTTTCCGGCAGTCTCACTCTTGAACATTCCAGGGAAATTCACGCCGAGCTGCTGGCCCGTTTGCCAAAGGCCGATGTCATTACCCTTGATCTGGGTGATTCGGAAAAATCGGATCTCTCTTTTGTCCAGATCCTCTGTTCCCTCCTGAAGGAACAGGACAAGGCAATCAGCTTCACAAGCCTGCCCCCCCACCTGCTCGAAAACGCGGCGAGCCTCGGGGCGGACAGTCTCATCAAGGAAATATCGAATCGCACAGAGGATAACCCATGAGCAAAACCATAATGACGGTTGATGACTCGGCCAGCGTCCGTCAGATGGTCAGCCTGACCTTGAAGGACGCGGGGTACACGGTCATCGAGGCCTGCGACGGCAAGGATGCCCTGGCCAAGCTGTCCGGACCGGTGGACATGATCGTGACCGATCTCAACATGCCCAACATGAACGGCATCGAACTCATCCGCGCCGTGCGCGCCACGCCTCAGTACAAATTCGTGCCCATCGTCATGCTGACCACGGAATCCCAGGCATCCACCAAAGAGGAAGGCAAGGCGGCCGGAGCCACCGGCTGGATCGTCAAACCTTTCAAACCGGATCAGCTCCTGGCGGTTGCCAAGAAACTGCTGCGCTAACACGCCACCCTCGGAGCGAAAATGTCCAGAGAAGAACTGAACCGTCAGGCATTTAAGGAAGAAGCCCTTGAACTTTTGGGCGAGCTTGAAACCTCACTGCTCGAACTTGAGGAAGATCCCGCCAATGACGATGTCATCAACCGGGTCTTCCGCGCCATGCACACCATCAAGGGTTCCGGGGCGATGTTCGGTTTCGAGGACATCGCATCCTTCACCCACGAGGTGGAGACGGTCTTTGATCTGGCGCGCAACGGCCAGATCAGCGTGTCCAAGGAGCTTCTCGACCTCACCTTGCTGGCCAGGGACCACATCCTGTCCATGCTCGAAGGCGAGGAACAGGGCCTTGGCGCGCGCGCCGCAGAAGTCATCCAGGGGCTCAAGGCCCTGACTCCAAGCCGGAAGGAATCCGAAGCCGTCCCTGCGGGCAAGGAAGCCCCGTCGACCTGCGCCTCG
The DNA window shown above is from Desulfomicrobium apsheronum and carries:
- a CDS encoding response regulator, which translates into the protein MSKTIMTVDDSASVRQMVSLTLKDAGYTVIEACDGKDALAKLSGPVDMIVTDLNMPNMNGIELIRAVRATPQYKFVPIVMLTTESQASTKEEGKAAGATGWIVKPFKPDQLLAVAKKLLR
- a CDS encoding STAS domain-containing protein, producing the protein MFSCTVQGPPEHPVIKLSGSLTLEHSREIHAELLARLPKADVITLDLGDSEKSDLSFVQILCSLLKEQDKAISFTSLPPHLLENAASLGADSLIKEISNRTEDNP